Proteins encoded within one genomic window of Flavobacterium gilvum:
- a CDS encoding ZIP family metal transporter, with translation MNYLLPLLSVFLGYFIALFLKPKNKTNLKLLLAFSGSFLLSLTVMHLLPEVYESKNHNIGIFIMIGILFQIILEFFSKGAEHGHVHGHSKMYQIPWLLFVSLCIHAFLEGFPVSHHSDLALGIAIHHFPIAIILTSFFVSSSLNKNAIFLFMATFAIMTPLGTVVSDILPQLNDYYSEITAVVIGILFHISSTIIFETSEGHKFNIAKVSMIVVGILLAFLL, from the coding sequence ATGAATTACTTACTACCCCTTCTTTCAGTATTTCTTGGTTATTTCATAGCTTTATTTTTAAAGCCAAAAAACAAAACCAACCTTAAACTTCTATTGGCGTTTAGTGGTTCGTTCCTACTTTCCCTTACGGTAATGCACTTGCTACCGGAAGTTTATGAAAGCAAAAACCATAACATTGGAATTTTTATAATGATTGGAATTCTGTTCCAAATCATTTTGGAATTTTTCTCCAAAGGGGCCGAACACGGACACGTTCATGGGCATTCCAAAATGTATCAAATTCCGTGGTTATTATTTGTCAGCCTTTGCATCCACGCTTTTTTGGAAGGATTTCCGGTAAGCCATCATAGCGATTTAGCATTAGGAATAGCAATTCACCATTTTCCAATTGCTATTATTTTGACTTCATTTTTCGTAAGCTCCAGTCTCAATAAGAATGCAATATTTTTATTCATGGCGACTTTTGCGATTATGACACCATTGGGAACTGTAGTTTCAGACATTTTGCCTCAATTGAATGATTATTATTCCGAAATTACAGCTGTGGTTATCGGTATTCTATTCCATATTTCATCAACTATTATTTTTGAAACTAGCGAAGGACACAAATTCAATATAGCCAAAGTTTCGATGATTGTAGTAGGTATTCTATTAGCATTTTTGCTGTAA
- a CDS encoding alpha/beta hydrolase: MKQRKIKTLRLIWIAIGICFFLWIVFSYQTKGVDESIFRSNSTIQVENTNDFISFIPKKGYQKVFIFFPGAMVGFDAYAPLCRKIAENGYKSIIIKMPWRLPSYGYNKPKEMNFFQDSSKEYILAGHSKGGMMAAQFVYENPILIDKLILLGTTHPRDFDLSKSLIPIMKISGSNDGVADTKSINQNKPKLPANTKYVLIQGGNHSQFGYYGSQLGDNEASISREEQQKIILNSILSFIK; the protein is encoded by the coding sequence ATGAAACAACGAAAAATAAAAACACTGAGATTGATTTGGATTGCTATTGGTATCTGTTTCTTTCTCTGGATTGTATTTTCATATCAAACTAAAGGAGTTGACGAATCAATTTTTCGAAGCAATTCCACGATTCAAGTTGAGAATACAAACGATTTTATTTCTTTTATTCCCAAAAAAGGCTATCAAAAAGTTTTTATTTTTTTTCCAGGTGCCATGGTTGGATTTGATGCTTATGCTCCGCTCTGCAGGAAAATTGCCGAAAACGGTTATAAAAGCATTATTATTAAAATGCCTTGGCGACTTCCTTCCTACGGTTACAATAAACCAAAAGAAATGAACTTTTTTCAAGACAGCTCCAAAGAATATATTCTTGCGGGACATTCTAAAGGCGGAATGATGGCAGCACAATTTGTTTATGAAAATCCAATATTGATAGATAAATTGATTTTATTGGGAACTACACATCCTAGAGATTTTGACCTTTCCAAATCATTGATTCCAATAATGAAAATATCTGGTTCCAATGACGGTGTTGCCGACACAAAATCGATAAACCAAAACAAACCAAAATTACCTGCAAACACTAAATATGTTTTGATACAAGGGGGAAACCATTCGCAATTTGGTTACTACGGTTCACAACTTGGCGACAACGAAGCGAGCATCAGCAGGGAAGAACAGCAAAAAATAATTTTGAATTCTATTTTATCTTTTATTAAATAG
- a CDS encoding OsmC family peroxiredoxin: MKRNATAVWNGSLMEGAGKLTTQSTTLVNTQYSFKSRFAEGVGTNPEELVAAAHAGCFTMQLTAFIGETTAVIESIETKCEINLVEGTIIGSHLTVNAKIKGISDETFQELVTKAENNCPISKLFNTEITSTATLI, encoded by the coding sequence ATGAAAAGAAATGCCACCGCAGTTTGGAATGGTTCCCTGATGGAAGGAGCCGGTAAATTGACTACCCAAAGTACAACTTTGGTAAACACACAATATTCATTCAAATCCCGATTTGCCGAAGGCGTGGGAACCAATCCAGAAGAACTTGTCGCGGCGGCACACGCGGGATGTTTTACCATGCAGCTTACCGCTTTTATTGGTGAAACCACAGCCGTAATCGAAAGTATAGAAACGAAATGCGAGATTAATTTGGTCGAGGGAACTATTATAGGTTCGCATTTGACGGTAAATGCGAAAATAAAAGGAATTTCAGATGAAACGTTTCAGGAATTGGTTACGAAAGCAGAAAATAATTGTCCGATTTCAAAATTATTTAATACTGAAATTACGAGTACAGCTACTTTGATTTAA
- a CDS encoding class I SAM-dependent methyltransferase translates to MSDSVYNKTKPKNSSPENWFASWFDSPYYHILYKERNYREAQLFMDNLTHYLNLPEKAKVLDLACGKGRHAIYLNQLGFNVIGADLSENSILEAQKNSNENLHFQVHDMREKFDDKFDAIFNLFTSFGYFENDDDNLITLKAIKESLTEYGFAVIDFMNVTNVINNLVPEDVKHVDGIDFHIKRYLKDGHIFKEIDFEDQGNAYHFTEKVKALTLKDFEEMMEEAGIFLLDIFGDYKLKKFHKTESERLIMIFK, encoded by the coding sequence ATGTCTGATTCCGTATATAACAAAACAAAACCGAAAAATTCAAGTCCCGAAAACTGGTTTGCCTCCTGGTTTGACAGTCCTTATTATCATATACTTTACAAAGAAAGAAATTACAGAGAAGCGCAGTTGTTTATGGACAACCTCACGCATTATCTCAATCTGCCCGAAAAAGCAAAAGTCCTTGATCTAGCCTGTGGCAAAGGCCGTCATGCCATCTATTTAAATCAATTAGGATTCAATGTCATTGGAGCCGATTTGTCTGAAAACAGTATTTTGGAAGCTCAAAAAAACAGCAACGAAAACCTGCACTTTCAGGTTCATGATATGCGTGAAAAATTTGATGATAAATTTGATGCAATTTTCAATTTATTTACCAGTTTTGGCTATTTCGAAAATGACGATGATAATCTTATCACTCTAAAAGCAATCAAAGAAAGCTTAACCGAATATGGTTTTGCTGTAATTGATTTTATGAATGTGACCAATGTCATTAACAACTTGGTTCCCGAAGATGTAAAACACGTAGATGGAATTGATTTTCATATCAAGCGTTACTTAAAAGACGGACATATTTTTAAAGAAATTGATTTTGAAGACCAAGGCAACGCTTATCATTTTACCGAAAAAGTAAAAGCCCTTACGCTTAAAGATTTTGAAGAAATGATGGAAGAAGCCGGAATCTTTTTATTGGATATTTTTGGTGATTATAAACTAAAAAAATTCCACAAAACTGAAAGTGAAAGATTGATTATGATATTCAAATAG
- a CDS encoding AI-2E family transporter — protein sequence MTPTPSDFYKKTTPLEIFQYLFVVLVILYFGKSLFIPLSFALLISFLLYPICRWLEQKGIYRSFAIGLSLISIVFIFTAILYLLLAQIIEFSNEWESLEVKFEETLNQLSLFLTNQFGINEEKQLNYIKTILNNSSSQAFLLLKNTVYSFSESLFHLLIIPIFTALILYYRQLLVQALYHFFSLDKKEMIHEIIVETIQEYYKFIKGMLAVYLIVGILNSIGLAIIGIPYPFLFGFTASILTFIPYIGIMVSSLLPITVAWITFNSIWYPIGVVAVFSFVQLLEAYIIFPYAVGKRLKINTLAILIMVIAGGILWGAAGMILFVPFISIVKLLANRTESLKSLSLLLSDGKSNKM from the coding sequence ATGACTCCTACTCCATCCGATTTTTACAAAAAAACTACACCCTTGGAAATTTTCCAATATCTGTTCGTTGTATTGGTAATTTTGTATTTTGGAAAATCATTATTCATCCCGTTAAGCTTTGCCTTACTAATTAGTTTTTTGCTTTACCCTATATGCAGATGGCTGGAACAAAAAGGAATTTATCGAAGCTTTGCAATCGGACTTTCCTTGATAAGCATTGTATTTATCTTTACTGCCATTTTATATCTGTTACTTGCCCAAATAATAGAATTTTCTAATGAATGGGAAAGTTTGGAAGTAAAGTTTGAAGAAACCTTAAATCAGTTGAGTTTGTTTTTAACGAATCAGTTTGGGATAAATGAAGAAAAACAGTTGAATTACATTAAAACAATTTTAAACAACTCAAGTTCCCAAGCTTTTTTACTGCTGAAAAACACCGTCTATTCTTTCTCCGAATCGCTATTTCATCTTTTAATAATACCAATTTTCACTGCACTGATATTGTATTACCGTCAATTGTTGGTTCAAGCATTGTATCACTTTTTTTCATTGGACAAAAAAGAAATGATTCACGAAATTATCGTTGAAACCATTCAGGAATATTACAAATTTATAAAAGGAATGTTGGCAGTTTACCTGATTGTTGGGATTTTGAACAGTATTGGGCTAGCAATAATTGGCATTCCTTATCCTTTCCTTTTTGGATTTACCGCTTCAATATTGACCTTCATACCCTATATTGGCATTATGGTTTCGTCATTATTGCCTATAACGGTGGCCTGGATTACCTTCAACTCCATTTGGTATCCCATAGGAGTCGTCGCCGTCTTTTCATTTGTACAGCTATTGGAAGCTTATATTATATTCCCATACGCCGTTGGAAAACGCTTAAAAATCAATACACTTGCAATTCTTATAATGGTCATTGCAGGCGGCATATTATGGGGTGCGGCAGGTATGATTCTTTTTGTTCCTTTTATAAGCATTGTAAAGCTTTTGGCTAATCGAACAGAAAGCCTCAAATCATTATCTTTGTTATTGAGTGATGGAAAGTCCAATAAAATGTAA
- the murQ gene encoding N-acetylmuramic acid 6-phosphate etherase: MSFTKTTEQSSKYEHLEKMSVTELLTNINNEDKTVPLAVEKAMPQIESLVTEIVAKMKLGGRLFYIGAGTSGRLGVVDASECPPTFGVPFDLVVGIIAGGDKAIRRAVENAEDNPTQAWIDLKEFNINENDVVIGIAASGTTPYVIGGLQACNEKNISTGSISCNAGSPLSQTAKIPIEVVVGPEFVTGSSRMKAGTAQKLVLNMISTATMIQLGKVKGNKMVDMQLSNNKLVDRGIKMIMSEIPVTYEEGAELLKTHGSVRKAVDFYNKK; the protein is encoded by the coding sequence ATGAGCTTTACCAAGACCACTGAACAATCTTCCAAATACGAACATTTAGAAAAAATGTCGGTTACAGAATTACTGACCAACATTAATAACGAAGACAAAACCGTACCGCTCGCCGTCGAAAAAGCCATGCCACAAATAGAGTCGTTAGTAACTGAAATAGTTGCCAAAATGAAATTGGGTGGGCGATTATTCTACATCGGGGCAGGAACCTCAGGGAGATTAGGAGTTGTCGATGCATCTGAATGTCCTCCTACTTTTGGAGTTCCGTTTGATTTGGTCGTTGGAATTATTGCAGGCGGAGACAAAGCTATTCGCAGAGCCGTGGAAAACGCCGAAGACAATCCTACTCAGGCTTGGATTGATTTAAAAGAATTCAATATTAATGAAAATGATGTGGTTATAGGTATCGCAGCTTCGGGTACAACTCCGTATGTTATTGGTGGATTACAAGCCTGCAACGAAAAAAACATCAGCACCGGGAGCATTTCCTGCAATGCGGGAAGTCCGCTTTCGCAAACGGCAAAAATTCCCATCGAAGTGGTTGTAGGTCCAGAATTTGTAACCGGAAGCTCAAGAATGAAAGCTGGGACTGCCCAAAAATTAGTCCTGAATATGATTTCGACCGCCACCATGATTCAGCTTGGAAAAGTAAAAGGAAACAAAATGGTTGATATGCAATTAAGCAATAACAAACTTGTTGATCGCGGCATAAAAATGATTATGAGCGAAATTCCCGTTACCTATGAAGAAGGAGCCGAATTGCTCAAAACACACGGAAGCGTGAGAAAAGCAGTTGATTTTTACAATAAGAAATAA
- the rlmD gene encoding 23S rRNA (uracil(1939)-C(5))-methyltransferase RlmD, giving the protein MARKNTDKVVFHQIKVLDAGAKGVSVAKAPDGKVIFIPNVVPGDVVDVQTFKKRKAYYEGKAVHFHQLSEHRVDPICEHFGVCGGCKWQNMNYDQQLFFKHNEVKNHLQRIGKIELPEFEPILGSEKKFFYRNKMEFSFSNSRWLTEAEIGSEENLGNRNALGFHIPKMWDKILDINKCHLQEDPSNAIRNEVRAFANQNSLTFFNPRAHEGLLRTLMLRTASTGEIMVLIQFFEDDKANRELLLDHLYEKFPQITSLQYVVNNKANDTLYDTDIKLYKGRDYILEEMEGLKFSINAKSFYQTNSEQAYELYKITRDFAGLTGNEIVYDLYTGTGTIAQFVSKKAKKVIGVESVPDAIKDAKANAERNNIDNCEFFVGDMKVVFNDSFIAQHGHPEVIITDPPRDGMHKDVIEQIMKIAPEKVVYVSCNSATQARDLALMDEKYKVTRVRPVDMFPQTHHVENVVLLERR; this is encoded by the coding sequence ATGGCAAGAAAAAATACAGACAAAGTTGTCTTTCATCAAATAAAAGTCCTTGATGCTGGCGCAAAAGGCGTTTCGGTGGCAAAAGCTCCCGACGGAAAAGTAATTTTTATCCCAAATGTAGTACCGGGAGATGTGGTTGATGTGCAAACTTTCAAAAAGCGTAAAGCGTATTATGAAGGCAAAGCGGTTCATTTTCATCAATTATCAGAACATCGCGTTGATCCAATTTGCGAACATTTTGGTGTTTGCGGTGGTTGCAAATGGCAAAATATGAATTACGACCAACAGTTGTTTTTCAAACACAATGAAGTAAAAAATCATTTGCAACGCATAGGAAAAATTGAACTTCCTGAATTTGAACCTATTTTGGGTTCCGAGAAAAAGTTTTTTTACAGAAACAAAATGGAATTTTCGTTTTCGAACAGCCGTTGGTTGACCGAAGCTGAAATTGGAAGTGAAGAAAATTTAGGCAACAGAAATGCTCTTGGTTTCCATATTCCAAAAATGTGGGATAAAATCTTGGACATCAACAAATGTCATTTGCAGGAAGATCCATCCAATGCGATTCGTAATGAAGTGCGTGCATTTGCCAACCAAAATAGTTTGACTTTTTTCAATCCAAGAGCTCATGAAGGTTTATTGCGAACGTTGATGCTGAGAACGGCTTCGACTGGAGAAATCATGGTTTTGATTCAGTTTTTTGAAGATGACAAAGCCAACAGAGAATTGTTGCTTGATCACCTTTACGAGAAATTCCCTCAAATTACATCGCTTCAATATGTGGTAAACAATAAAGCAAATGACACTTTATATGATACTGACATAAAATTATACAAAGGAAGAGACTACATTCTGGAAGAAATGGAAGGTTTGAAATTTAGCATCAATGCAAAATCTTTTTACCAAACCAATTCAGAACAGGCTTATGAATTATACAAAATAACACGTGATTTTGCAGGACTTACCGGAAATGAAATCGTTTATGATTTATACACCGGAACAGGAACTATCGCGCAATTTGTTTCAAAAAAAGCCAAAAAAGTTATTGGTGTAGAAAGTGTTCCAGATGCGATCAAAGATGCAAAGGCTAATGCGGAACGCAATAACATTGACAATTGTGAGTTCTTTGTAGGTGATATGAAAGTGGTTTTCAACGACAGTTTTATAGCGCAACACGGTCATCCCGAAGTAATTATTACCGACCCGCCAAGAGACGGAATGCACAAAGATGTAATTGAACAAATTATGAAAATTGCACCCGAAAAGGTAGTTTATGTAAGTTGCAACTCGGCTACACAGGCTCGAGATTTGGCCTTAATGGACGAAAAATACAAAGTTACACGAGTGCGTCCTGTGGATATGTTCCCGCAAACGCATCATGTGGAAAATGTTGTACTTTTGGAAAGAAGATAA
- a CDS encoding DUF6048 family protein, with amino-acid sequence MRQLLKYSFSICFLLSLFFVQAQEKKTTTKIEDVKITDSKTATATKKNTQSKLDTVKTETEKPKTDRYGLIVGVDINKVARSFYDSNYKGIAFTGDYRFSKKNYIYAELGSEDITVEDPLLTTNTKGTYIKFGLNRNLYTNWLDMENLITVGVRGGFSTFNEKLNNYLIYNPHPYFGSSEIIDSGITHDGLTASWMEVSTGLNVKVFNNVYVGFALQLKVLITNSEPSDFENLYIPGFNRTYDGNFGAGFNYTVAYFIPIYKKKVVPVKTEATPKEKPNTPVKKAQRN; translated from the coding sequence ATGAGACAATTATTAAAATATTCTTTTAGTATTTGCTTTTTGTTGTCACTGTTTTTTGTACAGGCACAAGAAAAAAAGACTACCACCAAAATCGAAGATGTCAAAATAACAGACTCTAAAACTGCTACAGCAACAAAAAAGAACACGCAAAGCAAACTCGATACTGTAAAAACCGAAACCGAAAAACCCAAAACAGATCGCTACGGTTTGATTGTTGGTGTTGATATCAATAAAGTTGCGCGTTCCTTTTATGATTCCAATTATAAAGGAATTGCATTTACAGGAGACTATAGATTTTCCAAAAAAAACTATATATACGCTGAATTAGGAAGCGAGGACATCACTGTCGAAGATCCATTATTGACCACCAATACCAAAGGAACCTATATTAAATTTGGTCTAAATCGTAATCTCTACACGAATTGGCTAGATATGGAAAACCTTATTACAGTAGGTGTACGAGGCGGTTTCAGTACATTTAATGAGAAGCTGAACAACTATCTTATCTATAATCCGCATCCTTATTTTGGGTCGTCAGAAATTATCGATTCTGGAATAACACACGATGGACTTACAGCAAGTTGGATGGAAGTTTCCACAGGTCTAAACGTAAAAGTATTCAATAACGTTTATGTTGGTTTTGCTTTACAATTAAAAGTATTGATAACTAATTCGGAACCAAGTGATTTTGAAAACCTTTATATTCCGGGATTCAACAGGACTTACGATGGTAATTTTGGAGCAGGTTTTAATTATACGGTAGCCTATTTTATTCCAATCTACAAGAAAAAAGTTGTTCCTGTAAAAACGGAAGCAACTCCGAAAGAGAAACCTAATACGCCTGTCAAAAAAGCACAAAGGAATTAG
- a CDS encoding THUMP domain-containing class I SAM-dependent RNA methyltransferase yields MENFKMIAKTFFGFEEILAKELQMLGAQDLEQGVRMVSFKGDKGFMYKANLSLRTALKILKPIYSFKAKDEKELYRGIRGVNWSKYINANQTFVIDATVHSTYFNHTEFVSQKCKDAIVDQFRERTGQRPSIDKAFPDLRINIHIDKDQVSVALDTSGNSLHQRGYRTATNIAPINEVLAAGILLLSGWDGQGDFLDPMCGSGTFLAEAAMIACNIPANINRKEFAFEKWNDWDNALFDQIMDSLMKKVREFHYTIKGYDKAPSAVQKAKDNLRNANLDEYVKIEERNFFDTEKTSQGKLHIVFNPPYDERLDIRTEEFYKNIGDTLKKNYPGTNAWFITGNLEALKFVGLKPSRKIKLFNASIEARLVKYEMYEGSKRTKFSSAVRPEGSDQISNE; encoded by the coding sequence ATGGAGAATTTTAAGATGATTGCCAAAACCTTTTTTGGTTTTGAAGAAATATTGGCAAAAGAGTTGCAAATGTTGGGAGCGCAGGACTTGGAGCAAGGGGTGAGAATGGTGAGCTTTAAGGGAGATAAGGGATTTATGTACAAAGCAAATTTATCTTTGCGTACCGCTTTGAAAATTTTGAAACCAATTTATTCTTTTAAAGCCAAGGACGAAAAAGAGTTATATCGAGGAATTCGCGGGGTGAATTGGTCAAAATATATTAATGCCAATCAAACATTTGTGATTGATGCAACAGTGCATTCCACTTATTTTAATCACACGGAGTTTGTTTCTCAGAAATGTAAAGATGCAATTGTAGATCAGTTTCGGGAAAGAACAGGGCAACGCCCTAGTATTGATAAGGCTTTTCCAGATTTAAGAATAAATATTCATATTGATAAAGATCAGGTTTCGGTAGCATTGGATACTTCGGGAAATTCATTGCACCAACGCGGATACCGTACAGCCACTAATATTGCCCCAATAAATGAGGTTTTGGCAGCAGGTATTTTGTTACTTTCGGGATGGGATGGTCAAGGCGATTTCTTGGATCCAATGTGTGGTTCCGGGACTTTCTTAGCCGAAGCCGCTATGATTGCCTGTAATATTCCAGCCAATATCAATCGAAAAGAATTTGCTTTCGAAAAATGGAACGATTGGGATAATGCTTTGTTTGACCAAATTATGGATTCCCTGATGAAAAAAGTTCGTGAGTTTCATTATACCATAAAAGGCTACGATAAAGCGCCATCTGCGGTTCAAAAAGCAAAAGACAATCTAAGAAATGCCAATTTGGACGAATACGTTAAAATTGAGGAAAGAAACTTTTTTGACACTGAAAAAACTTCACAAGGCAAATTGCATATTGTCTTCAATCCGCCGTATGATGAGCGATTGGATATTCGTACTGAAGAATTTTATAAAAATATTGGTGATACATTAAAGAAAAATTACCCGGGAACAAATGCCTGGTTCATCACCGGAAATTTGGAAGCATTGAAATTTGTGGGACTAAAACCTTCGAGAAAAATCAAACTTTTCAATGCAAGTATTGAAGCTCGATTGGTTAAATACGAAATGTATGAAGGCAGTAAAAGAACCAAGTTTTCTTCGGCTGTTCGCCCTGAAGGCTCGGATCAAATTAGTAATGAATAA
- a CDS encoding DUF6452 family protein, translating to MKKIIAFIIILGFASSSCEPDDICDPNTPTTPRMLIQFYDISNPSVQKNVTNLKVIGDGMSEGVVFNPSAVDDSKYLTNSNNVLLPLKTDADVVKYQFILNYGNKNPLLVNTDNLEFRYTRENLYVSRACGFKTIFTLDPSNPFTLTDKVPADNLWIQYMIVVQNNITYENETIIKIFF from the coding sequence ATGAAAAAAATAATTGCGTTTATTATTATTCTGGGTTTCGCTTCTTCAAGTTGCGAACCTGATGATATTTGTGATCCAAATACGCCTACGACGCCCAGAATGCTAATTCAATTTTACGATATTTCGAATCCATCCGTTCAAAAAAATGTTACGAATCTGAAAGTTATAGGAGATGGAATGTCTGAGGGAGTGGTTTTTAATCCATCTGCAGTTGATGATTCCAAATATCTAACCAATAGCAATAATGTTTTGCTTCCATTAAAAACAGATGCCGATGTGGTAAAATACCAATTTATTCTAAATTACGGGAACAAAAATCCACTTTTGGTAAATACAGATAACTTGGAATTTAGGTATACAAGGGAAAATTTATACGTATCCAGAGCCTGTGGTTTCAAGACAATTTTTACTTTAGACCCAAGCAATCCTTTTACCTTGACAGACAAAGTGCCTGCCGATAATTTATGGATCCAATATATGATAGTCGTACAAAATAACATAACATACGAAAATGAGACAATTATTAAAATATTCTTTTAG